In one Prosthecochloris aestuarii DSM 271 genomic region, the following are encoded:
- a CDS encoding metallophosphoesterase, with the protein MHRHHKKHPHLERLLNTSRVVDLSAGSRILILSDLHMGNGGRRDEFRRNSRLVEAMLKKYYLPGEFSLILNGDVEELFKFPLEDITAKWAHMYELFLRFNEKGFFLRTFGNHDASLQDEKGYILEPYLQESLRLAYGSDNLLVFHGHQASVFLWETYPLVSRAIALFLRYIAKPFGIRNFSMSYNSRRRFAIEKSIYEFSNQAKVVSVIAHTHRPLFESLSKVDYLNYRIEELCRTFISAGEKEKQHIRDKIADLKSELDDCYRQGKRIGLRSGLYNNLTIPSVFNSGCTIGKRGITALEIDRGRVRLVYWYKGRQSRKYLSDRDSTPIPLDGTGYSRIVLNEDHLDYVFSRLHLLA; encoded by the coding sequence ATGCATCGCCATCATAAAAAGCACCCTCATTTAGAACGGCTGCTCAACACCTCAAGAGTTGTGGATCTGAGCGCGGGTTCGCGCATTCTTATTCTCAGTGATCTGCATATGGGCAACGGAGGGCGGCGTGACGAATTCCGGAGAAATTCCCGTCTGGTAGAGGCTATGCTCAAGAAATATTACCTTCCCGGGGAGTTCAGTCTCATTCTCAATGGAGACGTGGAGGAACTGTTTAAATTTCCTCTCGAAGATATCACCGCCAAGTGGGCTCATATGTATGAGCTTTTCCTTCGCTTCAATGAAAAGGGTTTTTTTCTCAGAACCTTCGGCAATCACGACGCATCGCTGCAGGATGAAAAAGGCTATATTCTGGAGCCATACCTGCAGGAGTCTCTGCGCCTTGCCTATGGCAGCGACAATCTGCTTGTTTTTCATGGCCATCAGGCCTCGGTTTTTTTATGGGAGACCTATCCTCTGGTAAGCCGGGCTATTGCATTGTTCCTGCGCTACATTGCCAAGCCCTTCGGAATCAGGAATTTTTCGATGTCCTATAATAGCAGAAGGCGTTTCGCTATCGAAAAGTCGATATACGAGTTTTCAAACCAAGCGAAGGTCGTCTCTGTCATCGCTCATACCCATCGCCCGCTCTTTGAGTCGCTTTCCAAAGTAGATTATCTCAACTATCGGATCGAGGAGTTGTGCCGGACTTTTATTTCAGCAGGAGAGAAAGAGAAGCAGCACATCAGAGATAAGATCGCTGATCTGAAATCCGAGCTTGACGACTGCTATCGTCAGGGAAAGCGGATCGGATTGAGAAGTGGTCTGTATAACAATCTCACTATTCCAAGCGTTTTCAATTCCGGTTGCACGATAGGCAAAAGGGGTATTACCGCACTGGAAATCGACAGAGGGAGGGTGCGCCTTGTCTACTGGTATAAAGGCAGGCAGAGCCGAAAATATCTGAGTGATCGCGACAGTACCCCGATTCCTCTTGACGGGACCGGTTATTCGCGTATCGTTCTTAATGAAGACCATCTTGATTATGTGTTTTCCCGTCTCCACCTGCTTGCCTGA
- a CDS encoding SdiA-regulated domain-containing protein, translated as MRWTCCHTLARAGIFIFLLLAARPLYAGAPSLGAYRFDAIAGSAELVSSLREISGIAIDDDGRLFAHNDEEGTIYQLDPATGRVIKRFYPVEQRWYGRDRLVGDFEDIAVVDGYFFLVTSAGDLYRFEEGDDGREVPARKFETGLDERFDVEGLCFDPVEGELLLACKQWPSDLNLKDLLFGKKSQRKQKKPVYAFCLTTMRLLDNPRFVIDAQAVKKLSGRKGFKPSAIERHPQSGTFFVVSSSAEMIAEFSRSGVLLDWRNLSSSVHSQPEGIAFTRDGELFISDEGVMRGKLTRYQFNDQ; from the coding sequence ATGAGATGGACATGTTGCCATACATTGGCCAGAGCGGGGATTTTTATTTTTCTCCTTCTGGCGGCAAGACCTCTTTATGCCGGGGCTCCTTCACTTGGAGCGTACCGTTTTGATGCAATTGCCGGGAGTGCTGAACTTGTCTCCTCATTGAGAGAAATTTCAGGTATTGCAATCGATGACGACGGCCGACTGTTTGCTCATAACGATGAAGAGGGAACCATCTATCAGCTCGATCCTGCTACAGGGCGTGTTATCAAAAGGTTTTATCCTGTCGAACAACGATGGTACGGGCGTGATCGTCTTGTCGGTGATTTTGAAGACATTGCTGTTGTCGATGGTTATTTTTTTCTGGTTACCAGTGCCGGAGATCTCTACCGTTTTGAAGAGGGGGACGATGGCCGGGAGGTTCCTGCCCGGAAGTTTGAGACAGGACTCGATGAGCGTTTCGATGTCGAAGGGCTCTGCTTTGACCCCGTTGAAGGAGAGCTCCTTCTTGCCTGCAAGCAATGGCCTTCTGACTTGAACCTCAAGGATCTTCTCTTTGGCAAGAAGAGTCAAAGAAAGCAGAAGAAGCCCGTCTATGCCTTTTGCCTGACAACGATGCGCCTTCTCGATAACCCGCGATTTGTTATCGATGCTCAAGCCGTAAAGAAGCTGTCGGGCAGAAAAGGGTTCAAACCTTCAGCGATTGAGCGCCATCCTCAAAGCGGGACCTTTTTTGTCGTCTCATCATCTGCGGAGATGATCGCTGAATTTTCCCGATCGGGAGTATTGCTCGACTGGAGAAACCTTTCGTCTTCAGTACATTCTCAGCCGGAGGGAATTGCTTTCACCCGAGACGGCGAACTGTTCATCAGTGATGAAGGCGTGATGCGTGGCAAGCTGACTCGTTACCAGTTCAATGACCAATAA
- a CDS encoding BamA/TamA family outer membrane protein, which translates to MNPHYKGVIAGLIIAAGSLCSSSHADAQPRKISEASLAGQSQVTIVPGQYYKAGALHRLIFGDHWRSLWTSPMQVDVLDLRSFAGGLKPVETGGGFQTVSLRFMGKDGRQYRFRTVDKDPARGMPEKLHNTLISDIVQDQVSTANPVGGTIIAPFLRSAGILHSESQFVVMPYDREGLGEFYDEFAGLFGTIEEHPDENSGGDSAFGGADKVVSSYGLLDRLDADHDNVVDAQVYLKARLIDLFVGDWDRHSGQWRWAGYKNGEKTLWKPVPKDRDNAFSRQDGLFSWVITQIIPQIEGFGDDYGDVYFLSWSGRSLDRRIFPAVSHEEWQQAALQLQSILTDELIESSVARMPSAMYEKEGARFEHALKSRRDLLVEAAEELYGIYAGEVDIHASDKAEYARVDRHRDGTVEVSLYPYDPQKNVYEQQDRFYHRIFDPSSTEEIRLYMLGGDDIVRIEGTRTQDIDLRVIGGKGGDDLADNVRTSKDAGYNSALNYLYDSGKKTLFTSGPYTLVDRRHVVVPDEPAEKYDLKKRDYGSEVVASVANLKVDYAPEYGVFLGWGVIFEDYGFQRDPYNYNMEFSGGVAAGSGDDLRYKLEYTGDFRSVVDGASLMIEAGTTGLDIINFYGLGNETAMKPGLDEDDYEIRQQVSWFRPTLHFPANSNFQFRTGLEVRYIDLEVESGSELDIMNPYGVDEDFSGSFLVGLRYDSRDCGNDIGLSPRKQMGRLAKQRNTCATNALSGMYLDVEGQWFPEFAGNGSSFGKVSGEWRGYLPLGALPYSRLAVRAGGEKVWGDFPFYEAAYIGGARSIRGYDRERFAGDASLYAGSELRLYLGTFKLFVPIMFGPLAFVETGRVYLDGEDSDRWHTGYGGGMWFGFVEPRYSLSVSVGKGVDSGSLSDDYGIYVTTGFTF; encoded by the coding sequence ATGAATCCTCACTACAAAGGTGTTATCGCAGGATTGATCATTGCTGCAGGGTCCTTATGCTCATCCTCTCATGCGGACGCACAACCACGGAAAATTTCCGAGGCTTCTCTTGCCGGTCAATCACAGGTGACGATTGTGCCTGGTCAATACTACAAGGCGGGGGCATTGCACCGCTTGATATTCGGTGACCACTGGCGTTCCTTATGGACATCTCCGATGCAGGTCGACGTCCTTGATCTGCGTTCTTTCGCAGGCGGGTTGAAGCCCGTCGAAACAGGTGGCGGTTTTCAGACTGTCAGTCTTCGTTTTATGGGGAAAGACGGCAGACAATATCGTTTCAGGACGGTTGACAAAGACCCTGCCCGGGGTATGCCTGAAAAATTGCACAACACCCTGATATCGGATATCGTGCAGGATCAGGTCAGTACGGCCAACCCGGTGGGGGGGACTATTATTGCGCCTTTTCTCAGATCAGCCGGGATTCTGCATTCTGAATCACAGTTTGTCGTGATGCCATACGACAGGGAGGGACTTGGAGAGTTTTACGATGAATTTGCTGGTCTTTTCGGTACCATTGAAGAACATCCTGATGAAAACAGCGGCGGCGACAGCGCTTTTGGTGGAGCCGACAAGGTGGTTAGCTCCTACGGTTTGCTCGACCGTCTTGACGCTGATCATGATAACGTTGTTGATGCACAAGTCTACCTGAAAGCCCGTCTTATCGATCTTTTTGTGGGCGACTGGGACAGGCATTCAGGACAGTGGCGATGGGCCGGTTACAAAAATGGTGAGAAGACCCTCTGGAAACCGGTGCCCAAGGACAGGGATAACGCTTTTTCACGCCAGGACGGTCTTTTTTCATGGGTCATAACCCAGATTATTCCTCAGATCGAGGGATTTGGCGATGATTATGGTGATGTCTATTTCCTTTCCTGGTCGGGAAGGTCTCTCGACAGGCGGATTTTTCCGGCAGTTTCTCACGAGGAGTGGCAGCAAGCAGCCCTGCAGCTCCAGTCGATTCTCACCGATGAACTGATTGAATCATCAGTAGCCAGGATGCCGTCTGCAATGTATGAAAAGGAAGGCGCCCGCTTTGAGCATGCGTTGAAGTCGCGCCGCGATTTACTTGTCGAAGCGGCTGAGGAGCTTTACGGTATATATGCCGGAGAGGTTGATATTCACGCTAGTGATAAGGCTGAATATGCAAGAGTTGATCGTCACCGTGACGGAACGGTCGAAGTTTCCCTCTATCCCTATGATCCGCAAAAAAATGTTTATGAGCAGCAGGATCGTTTCTATCACCGCATTTTCGATCCCTCTTCCACCGAAGAGATCCGTCTCTATATGCTCGGTGGAGATGATATTGTCAGAATAGAAGGAACCAGAACGCAGGATATCGATCTTCGTGTTATCGGAGGAAAGGGTGGAGATGATCTTGCTGACAACGTCAGAACCTCTAAGGATGCCGGGTATAACAGTGCCCTGAACTACCTCTATGACAGCGGGAAGAAGACCCTGTTTACTTCAGGACCCTATACCCTTGTCGATAGACGCCATGTCGTTGTTCCGGATGAACCGGCAGAAAAATACGATCTGAAAAAGCGTGATTACGGTAGTGAAGTTGTTGCGTCGGTAGCCAATCTGAAAGTGGATTACGCTCCTGAGTATGGTGTTTTTCTTGGCTGGGGGGTGATTTTTGAGGATTACGGTTTTCAGCGGGATCCGTATAACTACAATATGGAATTCAGTGGCGGTGTTGCCGCGGGCAGCGGCGATGATCTTCGCTACAAGCTCGAATACACGGGAGATTTTCGTTCAGTTGTCGATGGTGCGAGCCTTATGATCGAGGCCGGTACAACAGGTCTTGATATTATCAATTTTTACGGTCTGGGTAATGAGACTGCAATGAAGCCAGGGCTCGATGAGGATGATTATGAGATCCGTCAGCAGGTGAGCTGGTTCAGACCAACGCTTCATTTTCCTGCAAATTCCAATTTCCAGTTCCGAACGGGCCTGGAAGTCCGTTATATCGATCTGGAGGTGGAGAGCGGTTCCGAACTCGATATCATGAATCCATACGGGGTCGATGAAGATTTTTCCGGCAGTTTTCTTGTGGGTCTTCGCTATGATTCAAGAGATTGCGGCAACGACATCGGGCTTTCGCCCAGAAAACAGATGGGCCGTCTGGCAAAACAGCGCAATACCTGCGCCACGAATGCACTGAGCGGCATGTATCTCGATGTTGAAGGCCAGTGGTTCCCTGAATTTGCAGGAAACGGTTCATCATTCGGCAAGGTTAGCGGTGAGTGGCGCGGATACCTGCCTTTAGGGGCACTGCCATATTCCCGTCTTGCTGTTCGTGCCGGAGGAGAAAAAGTCTGGGGCGATTTCCCGTTTTATGAGGCCGCCTATATTGGCGGGGCCCGATCGATCCGCGGCTATGATCGTGAGCGTTTTGCCGGTGACGCGTCGCTCTATGCCGGTTCGGAACTCCGTCTCTACCTGGGGACCTTTAAACTGTTTGTCCCCATTATGTTCGGGCCGCTGGCTTTTGTGGAAACCGGGCGGGTGTATCTTGACGGAGAAGATTCCGACAGATGGCATACCGGATACGGCGGAGGCATGTGGTTTGGATTTGTCGAGCCGCGTTATTCCCTGAGCGTTTCAGTAGGGAAGGGTGTTGACAGCGGCAGCCTGAGCGATGATTACGGAATTTACGTGACAACCGGATTTACTTTCTGA
- a CDS encoding adenylate/guanylate cyclase domain-containing protein: MRISPNISRALKYFIWIVAGFMIAFYGYMVFIAVFSYAFHEQLYSIDPVLFLRFTLIGLWVGCIVALIDVFVLSRLVRGLNFLLTLTFATAFNAMVSLLALLCFVLVEDYLILLQNPGVFLLYDRLRIFFSGEFLVLLLYLPLVNFVINYVGLVVQRIGEKNFWNAIRGTYQIPHEEERVFMFLDLYASTALAERIGHRQYHDLLYDVFNEIAEPIALYAGEVYQYVGDSVVITWNIGDGTAQMNCIRCYFDIEERLRKAADRYRKQYGHVPVFKAGLHAGKVTAGEVGGEKREIVFHGDTVNTSARIQSECVELHEQILLSEELLFLFPVKLLKQFIIRFKGSISLKGRKSPVSLYAITRRR, translated from the coding sequence ATGCGGATTTCTCCAAACATCTCCAGAGCGTTAAAATATTTTATCTGGATTGTTGCTGGTTTTATGATCGCATTCTACGGCTATATGGTCTTTATAGCTGTTTTCTCTTATGCGTTTCATGAACAGCTCTACAGTATCGACCCCGTTCTCTTTTTGCGCTTTACCCTGATAGGGCTATGGGTCGGATGTATTGTCGCTCTGATTGACGTTTTTGTGCTTTCCAGGCTTGTCAGGGGTCTCAATTTTCTTTTGACGCTTACTTTTGCGACAGCTTTCAATGCCATGGTATCGCTCCTGGCTCTGCTCTGTTTTGTTCTTGTTGAAGACTATCTGATCCTGTTGCAGAATCCAGGTGTTTTTTTACTCTATGATCGGCTCAGAATCTTTTTTTCCGGTGAGTTTCTTGTGCTTCTGCTCTATCTCCCGCTGGTCAATTTTGTCATTAATTATGTCGGCCTTGTTGTTCAGCGGATAGGTGAGAAAAATTTCTGGAATGCTATCAGAGGGACATACCAGATACCGCATGAGGAAGAGCGCGTTTTCATGTTTCTCGACCTCTACGCATCAACGGCTCTTGCCGAGCGGATCGGCCATCGTCAATACCATGACCTGCTTTATGATGTTTTTAACGAGATCGCAGAACCCATTGCGCTCTATGCAGGGGAGGTCTATCAGTATGTCGGCGATAGTGTCGTTATCACCTGGAATATTGGTGATGGTACTGCTCAGATGAACTGTATACGCTGTTATTTTGATATAGAAGAGCGTCTGCGCAAAGCTGCGGATCGTTATCGCAAGCAGTATGGTCATGTTCCAGTGTTCAAGGCCGGACTGCATGCTGGAAAAGTGACGGCGGGAGAGGTCGGGGGAGAGAAGCGCGAGATCGTTTTTCATGGCGATACCGTTAATACATCGGCTCGAATTCAGAGCGAATGCGTCGAGCTGCACGAACAGATTCTGCTGTCGGAAGAGCTGCTCTTTCTTTTTCCAGTGAAGCTGCTGAAGCAGTTTATTATTCGTTTCAAAGGCTCTATATCACTCAAAGGTCGAAAGAGTCCGGTCTCCCTTTATGCAATTACCCGGCGTCGCTGA
- a CDS encoding Pycsar system effector family protein has product MTEHFSLLEKTASHISQLFRNNSGENCFYHNYDHTRLTVNACHDIALGMNLSPEDTETVMIACWFHDAGFLTDPDNHEEKSAALAEAFLEKEGCRKEKIETVKRCILATRMPQQPSDLLEQIVCDADLSHLSSDNCFTKSALVRIELQKTDQRRYTDTEWLEKNIDFFKTHNYFTAYALEHYTASKEKNIVRLFEQLEEKKLQEQKKTKKKKKKTEKEKSERRGVERNMEVYYRTSSRNHVSFSANVDQKANIMIQTNSLIFSIIISLLVRKLDQLPDLIIPTFILLLTCVATIITSVLATRPKVTRHETTIADINDRKANLLFFGSFVNLDLENYEWGVKEMLKDKPYYVANMIRDTYYLGKVLDQKYKYLRISYDIFMYGLIISITLYAYAFVR; this is encoded by the coding sequence ATGACTGAACATTTTTCACTGCTTGAAAAAACAGCGTCTCACATTTCACAGCTCTTCCGCAACAACAGCGGAGAAAACTGTTTTTATCACAACTACGACCACACCCGACTGACGGTTAACGCCTGTCACGACATTGCCCTCGGTATGAACCTCTCTCCCGAAGATACGGAAACAGTCATGATAGCCTGCTGGTTTCATGATGCCGGCTTTCTGACGGACCCGGACAACCATGAGGAGAAAAGCGCAGCCCTTGCTGAAGCGTTTCTTGAAAAAGAGGGCTGCAGGAAAGAGAAAATAGAAACCGTCAAACGATGTATCCTTGCAACAAGAATGCCTCAGCAGCCCTCAGATCTGTTAGAGCAAATTGTCTGCGATGCAGACCTTTCACATCTGAGTTCGGACAACTGTTTCACGAAAAGCGCCCTGGTACGCATCGAGCTCCAAAAAACAGATCAGAGAAGGTATACCGACACTGAATGGCTGGAAAAGAATATTGATTTTTTCAAAACGCACAACTACTTCACAGCCTATGCATTAGAGCATTATACTGCCTCGAAGGAAAAAAATATCGTCAGGCTCTTCGAACAGCTCGAAGAAAAAAAACTGCAGGAACAGAAAAAGACAAAAAAGAAAAAGAAGAAGACAGAAAAAGAAAAATCAGAACGCCGCGGTGTCGAGCGAAATATGGAGGTGTACTACAGGACATCATCGAGAAACCATGTCAGCTTCAGCGCAAATGTGGATCAGAAAGCCAATATCATGATCCAGACGAACTCACTGATTTTTTCCATTATCATTTCCCTGCTGGTCAGAAAGCTCGACCAGCTTCCCGATCTGATCATTCCGACATTCATACTGCTCCTCACCTGTGTTGCGACAATCATCACCTCGGTGCTTGCCACCCGACCAAAAGTCACGCGCCATGAGACAACTATTGCCGACATTAATGACAGGAAGGCCAACCTGCTCTTCTTCGGATCATTCGTCAATCTTGATCTTGAAAATTATGAATGGGGGGTAAAAGAGATGCTGAAAGACAAACCGTACTATGTAGCCAATATGATTCGCGACACCTACTACCTCGGAAAGGTGCTCGATCAGAAATATAAATACCTGAGAATATCATACGATATCTTCATGTACGGGCTCATCATCTCCATTACGCTCTACGCCTACGCATTCGTCAGATAG
- a CDS encoding phosphatase PAP2 family protein, with amino-acid sequence MTLLHRFFPLSSFYARALVVCIVFSLIPLSSAFALERSTGRILQDDGAALADDFGEIFSFPVRFDGSDWALTGAVIGAAAASMLWADRPVRDYAFRHRTPFLDRLLPVGDFYGKLSTGIYLGSALYTAGIISDDESLRLTGRAVIEAHTFSLLITGVMKAVAGRSRPYTGDGNNRFNWVETSNRYWSLPSGHATSAFAVSSALSQRIDRPLASVGLYALSCVTVLNRIYDDKHWLSDTLLGAAIGTAVGVAVGNMINKEEDENCQFIGTPVQEKPVELVRIIEWRF; translated from the coding sequence ATGACGTTACTGCACAGATTTTTTCCTTTGAGTTCATTCTATGCACGCGCTCTTGTAGTCTGTATTGTCTTTAGCCTGATCCCGCTATCTTCTGCGTTTGCGCTGGAGCGTTCGACTGGCAGGATTCTTCAGGATGATGGAGCTGCCCTGGCTGATGATTTTGGTGAAATATTTTCTTTTCCTGTCCGGTTCGACGGAAGTGACTGGGCGTTGACCGGTGCGGTTATCGGAGCTGCAGCGGCATCAATGCTCTGGGCAGACAGGCCGGTCCGGGATTATGCTTTCCGCCATCGTACCCCTTTTCTTGATCGTTTGCTGCCGGTCGGGGATTTTTATGGAAAGCTGTCAACAGGCATCTATCTTGGTTCAGCGCTCTACACGGCAGGCATTATCAGTGATGACGAATCGTTACGGCTGACTGGTCGTGCGGTGATAGAGGCGCACACGTTTTCGCTTCTGATTACGGGGGTTATGAAGGCCGTTGCAGGCAGATCGCGTCCCTATACCGGTGACGGCAACAATCGATTCAACTGGGTGGAGACCAGTAACCGTTACTGGTCTCTTCCATCGGGCCATGCAACATCGGCTTTCGCGGTCTCGTCTGCTCTCAGTCAGAGAATCGATCGCCCTTTGGCAAGCGTTGGACTCTATGCCTTGTCATGCGTAACGGTGCTTAACCGGATTTATGACGATAAACACTGGCTATCCGATACGCTGCTCGGGGCAGCAATCGGAACGGCTGTCGGGGTTGCTGTTGGCAACATGATAAACAAAGAAGAAGACGAAAATTGCCAGTTTATAGGGACACCGGTACAGGAAAAACCTGTCGAGCTTGTCCGCATCATTGAGTGGCGATTCTGA